The proteins below come from a single Balaenoptera acutorostrata chromosome 2, mBalAcu1.1, whole genome shotgun sequence genomic window:
- the C2H5orf47 gene encoding uncharacterized protein C5orf47 homolog gives MVAAGREQRRDRVRFVYVARFGSHQCGAVLQLGGRRAQGPCSPGLGAGRSREEPRAAVPGAAGGGELCPGSPPRAPAASSPARASSSRSRPRQEAQAGLTQKNLAKKFDFPIPLNEASKIMKKKKNVSVWNGVYKVISKMLEENEKYRLRLKCQQLPSENSNYTR, from the exons ATGGTGGCGGCGGGCCGGGAGCAGAGGCGGGACCGGGTGCGCTTCGTCTACGTGGCTCGCTTCGGCTCGCACCAGTGCGGCGCCGTCCTTCAGCTGGGCGGCCGCCGGGCTCAGGGTCCGTGTAGCCCCGGGCTCGGGGCCGGCCGCAGCCGGGAGGAGCCGCGGGCGGCTGTGCCGGGGGCCGCGGGCGGCGGGGAGCTGTGCCCCGGCTCCCCGCCCAGGGCCCCCGCGGCCTCCTCTCCGGCGCGGGCGTCGAGCTCGCGGAGCCGGCCTCGGCAGGAGGCACAAGCAG gtttgACCCAGAAGAATTTAGCTAAAAAGTTTGACTTCCCCATACCTTTGAATGAAGCTtccaaaataatgaagaaaaagaaaaat GTTTCAGTATGGAATGGAGTGTACAAAGTCATTTCTAAAAtgcttgaagaaaatgaaaaatacagactTAGGCTGAAATGCCAACAATTACCTAGTGAAA ATTCAAATTACACAAGATGA